The sequence below is a genomic window from Streptomyces sp. NBC_00582.
TCACTCGAACGTTTAGGCCAGGATCCACCCCATGGAAGTACGGCTGTGACCTAGTCGACACCGAGGAATCAAAAAAAACTTTCCGGAAGGGGTTGTATCCGCCGCTGAGGTTTGCGAGTCTCTACGTGGCGATCGGGACGGCCCGCAACACCGGCCTCCACTGATCACCAGAACCCCTCTTCACCTCACAAGGACCACGCCAGCGAACCTGGCGGGTTGGCCCTTCACTTGTTGAGGGATTCGTGAAAGCGTTCACATTCACAAGCAACCTGCACGTAATACCAAGGAGAGGTAGCAGCCATGGACTGGCGTCACAACGCCGTTTGCCGCGAGGAAGACCCCGAGCTCTTCTTCCCCATCGGCAACACCGGTCCTGCGCTGCTGCAGATCGAGGAAGCCAAGGCCGTCTGCCGTCGCTGCCCGGTTATGGAGCAGTGTCTGCAGTGGGCGCTCGAGTCCGGCCAGGACTCCGGCGTCTGGGGTGGTCTCAGCGAGGACGAGCGTCGCGCGATGAAGCGCCGTGCCGCCCGCAACCGGGCCCGTCAGGCCTCCGCCTGACAACACCCGCCCCGCACAGCCTGAGCTTGGCGGCGCGCACAGCGAGTGCGCATCTCCCGCCCCCGAGCCGCAGCGCGCAGTACCCCCGATGCGCAGCTAATCGCTGGCAACGAGCATTCGAGCCCCGGACCCCTGAATGGTCCGGGGCTTCGTGCTGTGCCCAACTGCTCTTACCCGGGCCTTACTTCTGGGCCCGCACCGGGACGTCCAGGATCACCTGGGTGCCGCGCTCCGGGGCCGGGACCATGTCGAAGGTGCCGCCCAACTCGCCCTCCACCAGGGTACGGACGATCTGCAGACCGAGGTTGCCGGAGGTATGCGGGTCGAAGCCCTCGGGCAGGCCCACGCCGTCGTCCTGGACGGTGACCAGGAGGCGGGCCTCCTTCGCCGTACCGCCGCGGACCGCCGAGACCTCGACCGTGCCGGTGTCGCCCTCGCGGAAGCCGTGCTCCAGGGCGTTCTGGAGGATCTCGGTGAGGACCATGGACAGCGGGGTGGCGACCTCCGCGTCCAGGATGCCGAAGCGCCCGGTGCGCCGGCCGGCGACCTTGCCCGGTGAGATCTCCGCGACCATGGCGAGCACCCGGTCGGCGATCTCGTCGAACTCCACGCGCTCGTCCAGGTTCTGGGACAGCGTCTCGTGCACGATCGCGATCGAGCCGACCCGGCGCACGGCCTCCTCCAGGGCCTCCCGGCCCCGCTCGGACTCGATCCGGCGGGCCTGCAGGCGCAGCAGCGCGGCGACCGTCTGGAGGTTGTTCTTCACCCGGTGGTGGATCTCCCGGATGGTGGCGTCCTTGGTGATCAACTCGCGTTCGCGACGACGCAGTTCGGTGACGTCCCGGAGCAGCACGAGCGAACCGATGCGGGTGCCCTTGGGTTTGAGCGGGATCGTGCGGAACTGGATGACCCCGTCCTTGGCCTCGATCTCGAACTCACGGGGCGCCCAGCCGCTGGCGACCTTGGCGAGGGCCTCGTCGACCGGGCCCCGGGTGGGGGCGAGTTCGGCGGTGGTCCGTCCGAGGTGGTGGCCGAGGAGGTCGGAGGCGAGGCCCATGCGGTGGTAGGCGGAGAGCGCGTTCGGGGAGGCGTACTGGACGATGCCGTCGCCGTCGACGCGGATCAGACCGTCGCCGACGCGGGGGGCGGCGTCCATGTCCATCTGCTGGCCGGCGAAGGGGAAGGAGCCGGCCGCGATCATCTGCGCCAGGTCGGAGGCGCTCTGGAGGTAGGTCAGTTCCAGCCGGCTCGGGGTGCGCACGGTGAGCAGGTTGGTGTTGCGGGCGATGACCCCGAGGACGCGGCCCTCCCGCCGTACGGGGATGGACTCGACCCGTACGGGGACCTCTTCACGCCACTCCGGGTCGCCCTCGCGCACGATCCGGCCCTCGTCCAGGGCGGCGTCGAGCAGGGGCCTGCGGCCGCGCGGGACGAGGTGGCCGACCATGTCGTCCTGGTAGGAGGTGGGCCCGGTGTTGGGGCGCATCTGGGCCACGGAGACATAGCGGGTGCCGTCGCTGGTGGGCACCCACAGGACCAGGTCGGCGAAGGAGAGGTCGGAGAGCAGCTGCCACTCCGAGACCAGCAGGTGGAGCCACTCGAGGTCGGAGTCGTCGAGGGCGGTGTGCTGGCGTACGAGTTCGTTCATGGAGGGCACGCTGCGAGCGTACCCGTGGGTCTGTCCCTGGCCTAAAAACGCCGGGTCCCGAAAACACCCGCGGGCCGCGGCGCCTGGGAGGGACCCTCAGCCCTCCCGGCACCGCAGCCCGGAGCAATATCGGCCGCGGGGTGTGCGGTCCCGTCGGCCGAAGGTGAGGAGCCGGAGCAGTCAGGGCAGAGAGCACCGGTCCCTCGGTCCGCCCTCCTGTGCGGGGAGAACGGAAGTCTTCTCGTGCTGTTCGCTCGCGTGTTGTTCCCGCGTGTTGTTCTCGCGTGAACCATTGTGGACTAGACCACTCGGTGTGTCCATGCCCCCGCGTCCAAGACGCAGCCTAGCCTGTGCGGGTTCCTCCACGGACTGAGATGCGGGGGGCAATTTCACGGAGCTCTGATAAATTGAGCCCTGGATTGGTCTAAACCACTCAGCTCAGAACGGCAGGTCAGCGTGGAAGTTGTCATCGTTGCGGACGCCAGGT
It includes:
- a CDS encoding WhiB family transcriptional regulator; the encoded protein is MDWRHNAVCREEDPELFFPIGNTGPALLQIEEAKAVCRRCPVMEQCLQWALESGQDSGVWGGLSEDERRAMKRRAARNRARQASA
- a CDS encoding sensor histidine kinase: MNELVRQHTALDDSDLEWLHLLVSEWQLLSDLSFADLVLWVPTSDGTRYVSVAQMRPNTGPTSYQDDMVGHLVPRGRRPLLDAALDEGRIVREGDPEWREEVPVRVESIPVRREGRVLGVIARNTNLLTVRTPSRLELTYLQSASDLAQMIAAGSFPFAGQQMDMDAAPRVGDGLIRVDGDGIVQYASPNALSAYHRMGLASDLLGHHLGRTTAELAPTRGPVDEALAKVASGWAPREFEIEAKDGVIQFRTIPLKPKGTRIGSLVLLRDVTELRRRERELITKDATIREIHHRVKNNLQTVAALLRLQARRIESERGREALEEAVRRVGSIAIVHETLSQNLDERVEFDEIADRVLAMVAEISPGKVAGRRTGRFGILDAEVATPLSMVLTEILQNALEHGFREGDTGTVEVSAVRGGTAKEARLLVTVQDDGVGLPEGFDPHTSGNLGLQIVRTLVEGELGGTFDMVPAPERGTQVILDVPVRAQK